Proteins from a single region of Streptococcus oralis:
- the secA2 gene encoding accessory Sec system translocase SecA2 has translation MFNRLYQERQLRMVKMLLSQINTLKEEMAALSDEEMAAKTEEFRQRLAQGETLDELLVEAYALVREADKRVLGLFPYDVQVMGAIVIHQGNVAEMNTGEGKTLTATMPLYLNALTGKGSMLVTTNDYLARRDASEMGPVYQFLGLTVGLPFSEDPKEDLTAEEKRKIYTSDIVYTTNSVLGFDYLNDNLASTREGKFLPPFNYVIIDEIDDILLDSAQTPLIIAGSPRVQSNYYGMIDTLVTTLVEGVDYIYKEEKDQVWLTRKGAQTVEGFLGIDHLYKEEYASYVRHLVYALRAHTLFTKDKDYLVRGQEMVLLDKGTGRLMEMTKLQGGLHQAIEAKEHVKLSPETRAMASITYQSLLKMFRKISGMTGTGKVAEKEFFETYNMSVIRIPTNRPLRRMDHPDNLYVTLPEKVYASLEAIKTYHAKGNPLLIFVGSVEMSQLYSSLLLREGISHNVLNANHAAREAQIIAESGQMGAVTVATSMAGRGTDIKLGPGVAELGGLIVIGTERMESRRIDLQIRGRSGRQGDPGMSQFFVSLEDDVIKKFGPSWVHDLYQDYQVEDISKPILLKARKYRNLVRKAQEASDSASRSARRQTLEYAESVNIQRQMVYKERDRLLDGSRDLEHILEEILADYTKQISEKAYSSSQELFYFIVTNISFGMRELPADLDLADADQIRELLEQIIAKGIAAKKELLQPHQLYDSFLRISMLKAIDDNWVEQVDYLQQLSLAIGSQSASQKNPIVEYYQEAYAGFETMKQQIRTDMVRNLLMGIVEVTPKGEILTHFP, from the coding sequence GTGTTTAATCGTTTGTATCAGGAAAGACAACTGAGAATGGTCAAGATGCTTCTAAGCCAAATCAACACCCTCAAAGAAGAGATGGCAGCTCTCAGTGATGAGGAAATGGCTGCAAAGACAGAGGAGTTTCGCCAGCGACTTGCCCAGGGAGAAACCTTGGATGAGCTATTAGTAGAAGCCTATGCTCTTGTACGTGAGGCAGATAAACGTGTCTTGGGTCTCTTTCCCTATGATGTGCAAGTCATGGGAGCCATTGTAATCCATCAAGGAAATGTGGCAGAGATGAATACGGGTGAAGGAAAGACCTTGACTGCAACCATGCCCCTCTACCTCAATGCTTTAACGGGTAAAGGCAGTATGCTGGTCACGACCAATGACTATCTGGCTAGACGGGACGCAAGTGAAATGGGTCCAGTCTACCAATTTTTAGGTCTAACTGTAGGTCTGCCTTTTTCAGAGGATCCAAAAGAGGACTTGACTGCGGAAGAGAAAAGAAAGATCTACACCTCAGATATCGTCTACACGACCAATAGTGTCTTGGGATTTGACTATCTCAATGATAATCTTGCCTCCACTCGTGAGGGGAAATTCCTGCCTCCCTTTAACTATGTCATCATCGATGAGATCGATGACATTCTACTCGATAGTGCCCAAACTCCCTTGATTATCGCAGGCTCTCCCCGTGTCCAGTCTAACTATTATGGGATGATTGATACCCTAGTGACGACCTTGGTTGAGGGAGTGGACTACATCTACAAGGAAGAAAAAGACCAAGTTTGGTTAACCCGTAAGGGGGCCCAGACGGTTGAAGGATTCCTAGGAATCGACCATCTCTACAAGGAAGAGTACGCCAGTTATGTTCGACATCTAGTCTATGCGCTCAGAGCTCATACGCTCTTTACCAAGGACAAGGACTATCTGGTTCGAGGGCAAGAAATGGTCTTGTTAGACAAGGGAACAGGGCGTTTGATGGAAATGACCAAGCTTCAAGGCGGTCTCCATCAAGCCATCGAAGCCAAGGAACATGTGAAACTTTCTCCTGAAACCAGAGCCATGGCTTCAATCACCTACCAGAGTCTCCTTAAGATGTTTCGCAAAATCTCAGGTATGACAGGAACTGGAAAGGTGGCAGAGAAAGAATTTTTCGAAACTTACAACATGTCTGTCATTCGCATCCCAACCAATCGCCCACTTAGGCGAATGGACCATCCGGACAATCTCTATGTGACCCTCCCTGAGAAAGTCTATGCTTCTCTCGAAGCTATCAAGACCTACCACGCCAAAGGCAATCCACTCCTGATTTTTGTCGGATCTGTAGAAATGTCCCAGCTATACTCATCCTTGCTCTTGCGAGAGGGGATTTCCCACAATGTCCTCAATGCCAATCATGCGGCACGTGAAGCCCAAATCATTGCAGAGTCTGGACAGATGGGGGCAGTGACCGTTGCGACTTCTATGGCAGGTCGCGGGACAGATATCAAACTCGGTCCAGGTGTTGCAGAATTGGGCGGTTTGATTGTGATCGGTACCGAGCGAATGGAGAGCCGACGGATTGACCTGCAAATCAGAGGTCGTTCTGGCCGCCAGGGTGATCCAGGCATGTCTCAATTTTTCGTATCGCTTGAAGATGATGTGATCAAAAAGTTCGGGCCGTCTTGGGTTCATGACCTGTATCAAGACTACCAAGTGGAAGATATTAGTAAACCCATCTTACTCAAGGCTCGCAAGTACCGCAATCTCGTCAGAAAAGCCCAAGAGGCTAGTGATAGTGCCAGTCGCTCAGCACGCAGACAAACCTTAGAGTATGCGGAAAGCGTCAATATCCAGCGCCAGATGGTCTACAAAGAAAGAGATCGCTTGCTGGATGGAAGCCGTGATCTAGAGCATATCCTTGAGGAGATACTGGCAGACTATACCAAACAAATCTCAGAAAAAGCCTATAGCAGCTCCCAAGAGCTCTTTTATTTCATCGTGACCAATATTAGCTTTGGGATGAGAGAATTACCAGCTGATTTGGATTTAGCTGATGCAGATCAGATTCGGGAGTTACTAGAGCAAATAATAGCCAAGGGAATCGCAGCTAAAAAGGAACTTCTCCAACCTCACCAGCTCTATGATTCTTTTCTGAGAATATCCATGCTCAAGGCTATTGATGACAACTGGGTTGAGCAAGTCGACTACCTCCAACAGCTCAGTCTAGCAATCGGGAGCCAGTCTGCTTCTCAAAAGAACCCTATCGTAGAGTACTATCAGGAGGCCTATGCAGGCTTTGAAACCATGAAGCAACAAATCCGTACAGATATGGTACGCAATCTTCTCATGGGGATTGTGGAAGTAACGCCCAAAGGTGAGATTCTCACCCATTTTCCATAA
- the asp3 gene encoding accessory Sec system protein Asp3: MIIIKREDIRWGEMGATYLYGSQITYHADGHVTLKNPLLASGETLKTWFSSVNYQATRSQPSLPLLKKNYTYRLSMKMRVQPTNGLYLKLTFLNRYEEIIEEKIERQFSFSFTYPEAAYTYRLSLISAGFEALDFVSFSIEEDAGV; this comes from the coding sequence ATGATTATCATCAAGAGAGAGGATATTAGGTGGGGTGAGATGGGAGCCACTTATCTTTACGGGAGCCAGATCACCTATCATGCAGACGGTCATGTTACCCTGAAAAATCCTTTGCTGGCTTCAGGTGAAACCCTTAAAACCTGGTTTTCTAGTGTCAATTACCAGGCTACTAGGAGCCAGCCCAGCCTCCCTCTTCTTAAGAAAAATTATACCTACCGCCTATCCATGAAGATGCGAGTTCAACCGACCAATGGCCTCTATCTCAAACTGACTTTTTTAAACCGTTATGAGGAAATCATCGAGGAGAAGATTGAAAGGCAATTTTCTTTTAGCTTCACCTATCCTGAAGCGGCCTACACCTATCGCCTTTCCTTGATTAGTGCAGGTTTTGAGGCTCTTGACTTTGTTTCGTTTTCTATTGAGGAGGATGCTGGTGTTTAA